In a genomic window of Panthera tigris isolate Pti1 chromosome D4, P.tigris_Pti1_mat1.1, whole genome shotgun sequence:
- the MRPL50 gene encoding 39S ribosomal protein L50, mitochondrial, giving the protein MAAPSVSGVTRRGLTWIVLGAPRREFWSRFRKEKKLVVAETVEEVKKEPILVCPPLRSRTYIPPEDLQSRLESCVKEIFGSSVGNSWQDVSLEDGLLKFSFLARLADDLGHAVPNSRLHQMCRVRDVLDFYNVPIRDQSKFDELTASNLPPNVKITWGY; this is encoded by the exons ATGGCGGCGCCGTCAGTGTCTGGCGTTACCAGAAGAGGCCTCACGTGGATAGTCTTAGGGGCACCACGCAGAGAATTTTGGTCTCGATTCAG aaaagagaaaaagctagTGGTGGCTGAGACAGTAGAAGAAGTGAAGAAAGAGCCTATTTTGGTGTGTCCACCCTTACGAAGCCGAACATACATACCACCTGAAGATCTCCAGAGTCGTTTGGAATCTTGTGTCAAAGAAATTTTTGGTTCCTCTGTCGGTAACAGTTGGCAGGATGTGTCCCTGGAAGATGGCCTTCTGAAGTTCAGTTTCTTGGCACGTTTAGCTGATGACTTGGGCCATGCAGTGCCCAACTCCAGGCTTCACCAGATGTGCAGGGTCAGAGATGTTCTTGATTTCTATAATGTGCCTATTAGGGATCAATCTAAATTTGATGAGCTTACTGCTAGTAATCTGCCTCCCAATGTAAAAATCACTTGGGGTTACTGA